GGAGCGGCCTTTGCACTGCAATGGTTTTCTCAGTTAAATTTCATTTTCCGGACTAACCTCGGGCCGAATAACTAAAACTGGTACCCAGACCAGGGCAAGAAGCGCAACTCCGAAAATAAGGGTATGAGGCATGCCGGTTTTTCTTTCTAGAAACATCCTCGCTGTTTTCCAGAAGAATGGTTATCCCTGAACCGGGCTATAACGATACACCGAAAGTTGCATGGTCAGAGCATTTTCCCCGTTGCTGGGTATCCCGGAAGAGGCCTGTAGCGGCGTTTTCATTGCGGAAAACGCCCATAGATGCGGAAGCCCTGCACAACACCCACAGGGAAAACGCTCTAGTGCGCGGTGGCGCGGGAGAAAAAGGTCTTTGGTTGTTCGTCTTCCGTGGACCAGGCGAGGTATACCGAGCCATCCTGACCGAGGGATGCAGCCGGGTAACGCCCTCCGGCGGCAACAGCTGGCAGAGCCGAGGCACGTGTGACGGATCCTCCGGGAGAGACGCTATAAAGATATGGTACGAGCGGCGACCATTCGCCGGTCTGTCCGGCGGCGCGCCCTGAGAAGGAGACGGCGATAGTGCCGTCTTCGCGCTGTGAGAGGTAGGGGTGATTGGCGGAGAGGATCCCATCGCTTACCCGTCTCGCCGATTGGAAGGTCTTTCCTCCGTCGGAGGATGTGGCCAGGCGAATGCCCGGTTTCTGCTCCGACGCCGTGTACCAGCTAACGACGGGGCTATTGTGTTGAATGGCGATCACCGGGCCGGATTCGGGGCAGCCGAACAGCTTCCACCGGTCGGTCGAGACGCGAACCGGGGCGCTCCAGTGTTGCCCACCGTCGTGTGAGCTGATCATGGCAATATCTCGCTCATTGTCATCGTAGACGTGGCGGTAGACCACATACACGGTGCCATCAGCCGCTACTGCCGCCGCGGGGCGGCAGCAGGGGCAGGAGAGCTCTGCCACACGGACGTTGGGCTGGAAGGTCATCCCCTTATCGGTGGATCGCGCCAGGTAGACAGAGAAGGTTCCAGGGGACGAAGCAGGTGAGCGGCCGTCGAGCCAGACTGCATAGATGTCGCCGTTAGGGGCGACTGTAAAGCTGGCAAAGCCGGTGTAGCTTGTGTCTCCGGCAGGTTTATCGACGGGCGAGACGACATGCGGCGGCATATGCGCCATGCCAGGTGAGGTGCGGGCAAACTGCAGGGTGGTCGCGCCTGCCTCATCATGCTGTTGCCACAGGGCATAGGCATACATGCCCCGTGCAGCAATCTGCGGTGCATTCTCGGCTGCGGTGGAGACCATGGTGCCTGCCGTGTTCAGCACCGCTGGTTGGCCCCAGCGGTCGCCGGCATCGTTACTGGTTGTGAGAGTGAGCTTCGATCCGTCTTGCGACCGGTCGACCCCGAGGAGATAGAGATCTCCGTTCACAGCAGAGGCTACGACTGGCCGCACCAGCGGGAATGGGAGCTGATGCGGCTGTGGCTCAAAACGGAAGCCTGGTTCAGCCGTTGCCGCACTCTGCTCGTGCCGGCATGCAGTCGTCAGCAGAGACAACAGCAGGGCTGCGGCGGGGACGAGGCGACGAGCCATCATCAGTGCGCCGCGCCTTCCAGAATCAGTGCGGCCTGGTTGAGAGCTTCGGTCAGCACACCGAGCTGTGCCTGAGCGATTCCCATGTCTGGCTTGTTATTGATTCCGCCTTCCATCGCTTCATTTACCCCCGGAATCACCACTGCTGCGTAACCGGTGTACTCGCCTGGAGCGTAGATGACGTGCTTGTACCAGGGACGGTTCGGCAGGCCCTGCGAGGAGATGAAAGCACCTTCAACAGCCCGCAGGTTGTCGTTCAGGGCCTTCAGGTTGCCGCTGAAGCTGTTCTGCCGAGTACGAATGGCTGAACCGGCGGTCTCAAACCGCTTGGCGGCTGCTGCCGCGGCGTCGAAGTTCAGAGTCAGGCCATCGGTCGATGCCTTCTTTTTGGCGGTGGAGATGTACTCCTCTACTGCCTTTCCATACGCCTGATAGTCATATGGCAGAACGTCAGCGTTGGCCATATGCAGAATCTCCAGGCCGAAGACACGGGCCTGCTGTTGCTCATAGACGAAGGTCGGATCTGCGTTCTTAACGAACCACGCGTAGTTATCGAAGACCGAATGGTAGACGCCGTAGCGGCCGCTGGAGCCGATGTCGGTTGCCGGTACGCCGATGTGCTGGATAAACGGCGTGTAATCAGAGCCCGAGCCAAGGGCATCGACCTTCACGTCGTTGTCGACGGAGGTCACGACATTGCTGGCACTGGTGGAGGTACCGCGTCCGCGGCCTTCTTCCTGTGACTTCTTCCACTGGTCGTATACGGTGCCGCCCTTGGGACTGGGGACGGACTTGGTCACCTCGCGGACAAACTGCTGCAGGGAGGGGACGGAAGAGGCTCCGAAGTCCGGGCCGCTGACGCCTACATCGGTGTTGAAGTAGGCGACGGCGTGCTGCAGCTCGGCGGCGTGCTCTTCGGCCCACTCGGTGGAACCGACCAGGCCCTCTTCTTCCGCATCCCAGCTTCCGATGATGACGGTGCGTTTCGGCTTCCAGCCCTGCTTGAGCAATTCACCCAGGCCGTGCACCGTCTCCAGCATGGCGGCGGTGCCGCTGTTGGGGTCGACTGCGCCATAGA
This genomic window from Terriglobus albidus contains:
- a CDS encoding sialidase family protein, whose translation is MMARRLVPAAALLLSLLTTACRHEQSAATAEPGFRFEPQPHQLPFPLVRPVVASAVNGDLYLLGVDRSQDGSKLTLTTSNDAGDRWGQPAVLNTAGTMVSTAAENAPQIAARGMYAYALWQQHDEAGATTLQFARTSPGMAHMPPHVVSPVDKPAGDTSYTGFASFTVAPNGDIYAVWLDGRSPASSPGTFSVYLARSTDKGMTFQPNVRVAELSCPCCRPAAAVAADGTVYVVYRHVYDDNERDIAMISSHDGGQHWSAPVRVSTDRWKLFGCPESGPVIAIQHNSPVVSWYTASEQKPGIRLATSSDGGKTFQSARRVSDGILSANHPYLSQREDGTIAVSFSGRAAGQTGEWSPLVPYLYSVSPGGSVTRASALPAVAAGGRYPAASLGQDGSVYLAWSTEDEQPKTFFSRATAH
- a CDS encoding M28 family metallopeptidase codes for the protein MHRTQAVAVSLAFVSLAAVAQSPSVFGYRDFTQQQKWDTTFLAVPDPKLAGQHLKTLTAEPHWASSPEDLKTAQYVAAKFKEAGLQTEIVPYRVLLNKPKKISIEAFDSKGKKLMSGPTKEHVDGDPFQDDPRVLPAFNGSSPSGDVTGEVIYCNYGTLADFRKIKELGIDMHGKIALVRYGQNFRGVKVYIAQQMGAAGVLIYSDPADDGWVKGDKYPQGAFRPDNAVQRGSVQFIAKYTGDPETPGVASTEKLPDSARLPENKLQDDQPSIPANPISYQDAQPILHALGGPESPRPWQGALPFTYHLGGKGVTAHMHLEQDYAVRTIWNVIGKIPGTDAPDEWVIAGNHRDAWVYGAVDPNSGTAAMLETVHGLGELLKQGWKPKRTVIIGSWDAEEEGLVGSTEWAEEHAAELQHAVAYFNTDVGVSGPDFGASSVPSLQQFVREVTKSVPSPKGGTVYDQWKKSQEEGRGRGTSTSASNVVTSVDNDVKVDALGSGSDYTPFIQHIGVPATDIGSSGRYGVYHSVFDNYAWFVKNADPTFVYEQQQARVFGLEILHMANADVLPYDYQAYGKAVEEYISTAKKKASTDGLTLNFDAAAAAAKRFETAGSAIRTRQNSFSGNLKALNDNLRAVEGAFISSQGLPNRPWYKHVIYAPGEYTGYAAVVIPGVNEAMEGGINNKPDMGIAQAQLGVLTEALNQAALILEGAAH